From the genome of Haloarcula sp. CBA1127, one region includes:
- a CDS encoding ABC transporter ATP-binding protein: MMTKTHNSHIDVEQLQFQYPGAEEAVLSGADLTIEPGEFVAIIGGNGSGKTTLCKLFNGIIPHFYEGDMQGQVTVAGHDVSESSVADLSQHVGYVFQEFDNQLVSPTVFEEVAFAPMNYGHEDYRERVHRTLDLLDLSGLEDRFVWELSGGQKHLVALAAALSLDPDILVVDEPAAQLDPVNARETYDRLAMLNETHGKTVVTIEHQTEFIAEYCDSVVLVEDGIVSWKLPVETALNKLEDLRGQDVHPPQVTRIAERILDDARPLPVTLADGLDLFTDYGSNTGARTDGSSKVNQTGKPVISFDSVSHSYDTLRSGTKDVLDTLSLDVYPDERVVLAGSNGAGKSTLMQLVTGLETPDEGTVTVGGTDTEDVLPEQLAEEVVYVKQNPEEMFIDDSVRADVAHYLDDRDYPNVEQRVDEVIEFLDLENLQSRDGRLLSVGQQRRASLAIGLATNPSIILLDEPTGSLDLASREEVGRTINRAGERVETVVIATHDLELAASWATRVVVLDDGDIIADGPPSDVFADLPALKQANLHPPQVVRLGTELGLSPAPLTVEAFTDRLNTASPSTETAKSPVEEQ, from the coding sequence ATGATGACAAAGACACATAACTCTCACATTGACGTTGAACAACTGCAGTTCCAGTATCCTGGTGCTGAGGAAGCCGTGTTGTCCGGGGCAGATCTGACAATCGAACCCGGCGAGTTCGTCGCCATCATCGGTGGGAACGGGTCCGGCAAGACGACGCTGTGTAAGTTGTTTAACGGGATCATCCCCCATTTTTACGAGGGGGATATGCAAGGACAAGTTACCGTCGCTGGACACGATGTCTCGGAAAGCTCTGTTGCAGACCTCTCTCAGCATGTCGGCTACGTGTTCCAGGAGTTCGACAACCAACTTGTCAGTCCGACTGTCTTCGAGGAAGTCGCGTTCGCCCCGATGAACTATGGGCACGAGGACTACCGCGAGCGAGTCCACCGAACACTAGATCTGCTTGATTTGAGTGGGCTGGAGGACCGTTTCGTCTGGGAACTCTCCGGCGGGCAAAAACACTTGGTTGCGCTGGCAGCAGCGTTATCGCTAGACCCCGACATCCTTGTCGTCGACGAACCAGCGGCACAGCTTGACCCAGTCAACGCCCGAGAGACCTACGACCGTCTCGCCATGCTCAACGAAACCCATGGGAAAACCGTGGTCACTATCGAGCATCAGACAGAGTTCATCGCCGAATATTGTGATAGCGTTGTCCTCGTTGAGGATGGCATTGTCAGTTGGAAATTACCGGTCGAGACGGCTCTGAATAAGCTCGAAGATCTCAGAGGGCAGGATGTCCATCCCCCACAGGTCACGCGTATCGCCGAGCGCATCCTTGATGATGCTCGCCCACTCCCGGTGACTCTTGCGGATGGCCTTGATTTGTTCACCGATTACGGCAGCAACACTGGAGCACGAACTGATGGATCATCGAAAGTGAACCAGACTGGGAAGCCTGTCATCTCCTTTGATAGCGTCTCCCATTCATATGATACACTCCGGAGCGGGACGAAAGACGTTCTCGATACTCTCTCACTGGATGTCTACCCGGACGAACGAGTCGTCCTCGCCGGCAGCAACGGTGCTGGGAAATCCACGCTCATGCAACTGGTGACTGGCTTGGAAACACCCGACGAAGGGACGGTAACCGTCGGCGGAACGGACACTGAAGATGTACTCCCGGAGCAACTGGCCGAGGAGGTGGTGTACGTCAAGCAGAACCCAGAAGAGATGTTTATCGACGATAGTGTCCGGGCTGATGTCGCCCACTATCTCGATGATAGGGACTACCCGAACGTTGAGCAGCGAGTTGATGAGGTGATCGAATTCCTCGACTTGGAGAACCTCCAGTCCCGGGATGGCCGTCTGCTCAGCGTCGGCCAGCAGCGACGGGCGTCACTGGCGATCGGGCTGGCGACGAACCCGTCGATTATCTTGCTTGACGAACCAACCGGCAGTCTCGACCTCGCAAGCCGTGAGGAGGTCGGTCGAACCATCAACCGGGCAGGCGAGCGTGTCGAGACGGTCGTGATTGCGACACACGACCTCGAACTCGCGGCATCGTGGGCGACTCGTGTTGTCGTGCTCGACGACGGTGACATCATCGCTGACGGTCCGCCAAGTGACGTGTTTGCTGACCTTCCTGCCCTCAAACAAGCAAACCTTCACCCACCGCAAGTGGTTCGCCTGGGGACAGAACTCGGTCTCAGTCCCGCACCGCTCACAGTTGAGGCGTTCACAGACCGACTGAACACGGCAAGTCCGTCGACCGAGACAGCAAAATCGCCCGTGGAGGAGCAGTGA